The Podarcis raffonei isolate rPodRaf1 chromosome 2, rPodRaf1.pri, whole genome shotgun sequence genome window below encodes:
- the LOC128407495 gene encoding uncharacterized protein LOC128407495, with protein METGAIPGEEAVCPSDVRGPKSSREKFLQAWYEKRKPQTLPAVSSQVSGCESPACAPSQENWTRDTSLSHALFYLMVVPPPQAQLYASSRMMAQCPRQRDLHHVAQELEPEANPKEEFLQICASDLLLKSAERKRPRLLPPNRKMHVEVLKRQDSPPLQECQKSPVPLEYSHLLDAIEMTNLADLPEVESFYRSFILGQKRKGYSRRDGQLHPQTECRIPPRATESASCQQGARRTARMRCTQNRKLSLKRSTPLSELTVATKRSADSSQNGHLPPKKRYTQGFF; from the coding sequence ATGGAAACAGGAGCCATTCCAGGGGAGGAAGCCGTGTGCCCAAGTGATGTAAGAGGGCCCAAATCCAGCCGGGAGAAGTTTCTTCAAGCGTGGTATGAAAAACGGAAACCGCAGACACTCCCCGCCGTGTCATCTCAAGTGTCAGGGTGTGAGTCACCAGCTTGTGCTCCAAGCCAGGAGAACTGGACAAGGGACACATCCTTGTCACATGCCCTTTTCTACCTGATGGTGGTGCCTCCCCCTCAGGCGCAATTGTACGCAAGTAGCCGCATGATGGCACAGTGCCCCCGCCAAAGAGACTTGCATCATGTGGCCCAAGAGCTGGAGCCGGAAGCAAATCCCAAAGAGGAATTCCTGCAGATCTGCGCTTCAGATTTGCTGCTCAAGTCTGCAGAGAGGAAGAGGCCACGGTTGCTGCCGCCAAACCGTAAGATGCACGTGGAGGTGTTGAAGAGGCAGGACTCGCCCCCACTGCAAGAGTGCCAAAAAAGCCCTGTCCCCCTGGAGTACAGCCATCTGCTCGATGCCATAGAGATGACTAATCTGGCAGACCTTCCAGAGGTGGAATCCTTCTATCGAAGTTTCATTCTCGGGCAGAAACGGAAAGGATATTCCAGGAGGGATGGGCAGCTTCACCCACAGACGGAGTGTCGGATACCTCCCAGGGCCACAGAATCAGCTTCCTGCCAACAGGGTGCCAGGAGAACCGCCAGGATGAGATGCACACAAAACCGGAAGCTGAGCCTGAAGAGGAGCACTCCTCTGTCTGAGCTCACGGTGGCGACCAAACGGTCTGCGGACTCTTCTCAAAACGGCCACCTTCCGCCAAAGAAAAGGTATACCCAAGGCTTCTTCTAG
- the LOC128403574 gene encoding uncharacterized protein LOC128403574, protein MAPSRSKAERKTSREQKAEHGSQEITAHVSRKKKKHVDESKNQDRRLKKRKSNERTNSEDSSSDEDGVPVVSVQGPAKGKGEVRRLKEGRKSSFKKEGKEKRSSKVRECHSDRRHEQLMCKGEKNGRRVVRQDDLISGQWHNASAKSCESKDTEDNEKHNLKRKRKKQPSKRKNIADTESLTIENEQGSPWKKQESYQRSHTESKEQCKRKPRYKASGKTTREKSGGHKKTHTGKSARILSKANLVDSEGSSSSSSSNSQDKYSLNQRMGDKETGKDKFKVRERRQNSLEDDNEELCSKKVLPTIGEDQPAGKTSDCQELQETASESEGKSEIIAARQEAENEESHSEIDEKIKGSDKRYVARKVTASDNDEQSGDSDNCSSSPTEEESNDGEHENLSEKGSGKEASDYEQSIPGSEEEESEMSSFAKRKSRNKKRSKLLKFGSNKNPQENQQTEENMSVSDKTTTSSLQLIKHKSEYRGKIDPSKQGMHLEEQTSRDASSRVDAVALLEKRYSHLTSQSQILLSLKSRHKDAKAKLLTSGSKLCPKATEIGSDLKKAGSIHPKKSTKKNDKMVSRAKEIKESSLSTASSSNVNTRKLSVEKKKKIGKVTGNVKMASNQVLETREEEELVEEQTVEDAAGKGTISSKQTKSKSLQTLSAFKKVTHWLSHKPPKKASLKERFLRVARAVGLSGWLFKKFGKKKRSNKSFGFRRRMAIRIVGTVGLAKRCGRPFHDSTGEQMKKHLCKKGSSCSLLECDQTGDEDTVVNKELEEGARSSRNFPCNEDNLKPLLMNLSGQSEEEKSSITDAKFAIVFPRVHQLVKSKNASLEIDCSGPQLQSCDQASRKTVISVQPDAKLQHEYSKPNGQRNSQVLPCSSRADVSIPVEGRVLQDSVTSSLGEDDKADLTQRSTPEAMEQVHWTQHQPFTCDPTAWLNSETLLPRFTIENLSKWTLYKEQDLAKSPRSKKALQGRWEAEDVTEDVLEMDMMQKQMYKDEDCYMEFEKVEDLSRLEEVSESSVLLCLKKRFHRNFIYTYIGHILICINPFKPLSLFSEDVVIQYQNGLLSRNAPHIFAITEMAYAFSQSSEKEQCIVLSGHSGSGKTETAKAIILYLSRLYQRQESHGIKQPSDVLPILESFGNAKTILNDNSSRFGKFFHVHLRHGFMVGTSISQYLLEKSRVVFQGRGERSFHVFYELLCGLPVGQKEELYLQEAETYFYLNQGRVCELPGKRDDHDFLVLIKALQTIGLSSDQLNSIWAVLSGILQLGNICFTSCEKESSEFALIPSETEIQIVASLLHISADLLQRAITHRVTETCYDRIFTPLSVESAIDARISG, encoded by the exons ATGGCACCTTCTCGGTCTAAAGCAGAACGCAAAACATCCAGAGAACAGAAAGCTGAGCATGGCAGCCAGGAAATAACAGCACATGTTTctcgaaaaaagaaaaagcatgttGACGAATCAAAGAACCAGGACAGAAGGCTGAAGAAAAGAAAGAGCAATGAGAGAACTAATTCTGAAGATTCATCCTCTGATGAGGATGGGGTTCCTGTTGTCTCCGTGCAGGGCCCAGCAAAGGGCAAGGGAGAGGTGAGAaggctgaaggaaggaaggaagagtagcttcaagaaagaaggaaaagagaagagaagttcCAAGGTCAGAGAATGTCATTCTGATAGAAGACATGAGCAATTAATGTGCAAGGGAGAGAAGAACGGAAGAAGGGTCGTGAGGCAAGATGATCTGATTTCAGGACAATGGCACAATGCCAGCGCGAAAAGCTGTGAATCAAAGGACACTGAAGACAATgagaaacacaacttgaaaaggaAACGTAAGAAGCAACCAAGCAAGAGAAAGAATATCGCTGATACTGAGTCCCTCACAATAGAAAATGAACAAGGTTCCCCTTGGAAGAAGCAAGAGTCATACCAGAGAAGTCACACTGAAAGCAAGGAACAATGTAAGAGGAAGCCTCGCTATAAGGCTAGTGGTAAGACTACCAGAGAAAAAAGTGGAGGGCACAAGAAAACACATACTGGAAAGTCAGCTAGAATACTTTCCAAAGCAAATCTTGTGGATTCAGaaggttcatcatcatcatcttcttcaaaCTCCCAAGATAAATACAGTTTGAACCAAAGAATGGGAGATAAAGAGACTGGAAAGGACAAGTTCAAGGTCAGAGAGCGTAGACAGAActctttggaagatgataatgaaGAGCTCTGTTCTAAGAAAGTGTTACCCACTATTGGGGAAGATCAACCTGCAGGCAAAACTAGTGACTGTCAAGAACTTCAGGAAACAGCCAGTGAAAGTGAAGGAAAGTCAGAGATCATAGCAGCAAGACAAGAGGCTGAGAATGAAGAGAGTCACTCTGAGATAGATGAGAAAATAAAAGGGAGTGATAAAAGATATGTGGCAAGAAAAGTTACAGCAAGTGATAATGATGAGCAAAGTGGTGACTCAGACAATTGCAGTAGTAGCCCTACAGAGGAAGAGAGCAATGATGGGGAGCATGAAAATCTTTCAGAAAAAGGGAGTGGCAAAGAAGCCTCTGATTATGAGCAGAGTATACCTGGAAGTGAAGAGgaggaaagtgagatgagcagctttgcaaaaagaaaaagtagaaacAAGAAAAGATCAAAGCTCCTCAAGTTTGGCTCGAACAAAAATCCTCAAGAGAACCAGCAGACGGAAGAGAACATGAGTGTCAGTGACAAAACCACCACCTCCTCACTACAACTAATAAAGCACAAAAGTGAATATCGTGGTAAGATTGATCCATCCAAACAAGGCATGCATTTAGAAGAGCAAACAAGCCGAGATGCAAGTTCAAGAGTAGATGCAGTGGCCTTGCTCGAAAAGAGATATAGCCATCTGACTTCACAATCCCAAATTCTGCTAAGCCTAAAAAGCAGGCATAAGGATGCTAAAGCCAAACTATTAACAAGTGGCAGCAAGCTTTGTCCTAAGGCAACAGAAATTGGCTCTGATTTGAAGAAGGCTGGAAGCATTCATCCAAAAAAGAGTACCaaaaaaaatgacaaaatggTTTCTAGAGCCAAGGAGATTAAAGAATCAAGTCTCTCTACTGCTTCAAGCTCAAACGTTAACACTAGAAAGCTTTCTgttgagaagaaaaagaaaattggaaaagTAACTGGAAATGTCAAAATGGCTTCAAATCAGGTCCTGGAgacaagagaggaagaggagctaGTGGAGGAACAAACTGTTGAAGATGCTGCCGGAAAAGGCACAATCTCTTCTAAGCAAACGAAATCCAAATCTCTACAAACCCTTTCAGCGTTTAAGAAAGTGACCCATTGGCTTAGCCATAAGCCTCCCAAGAAAGCAAGCTTGAAAGAGCGCTTCTTACGCGTGGCACGTGCAGTTGGCCTCTCTGGATGGCTCTTCAAGAAGTTTGGCAAGAAGAAGAGGAGCAACAAATCATTTGGATTCAGGAGAAGAATGGCCATCCGGATTGTTGGCACTGTTGGGCTGGCCAAGCGATGTGGCAGGCCTTTCCATGACTCAACAGGGGAGCAAATGAAGAAACACTTGTGTAAAAAAGGGTCTTCCTGTTCCTTGTTAGAATGTGATCAAACCGGAGATGAAGATACAGTTGTGAACAAAGAACTGGAAGAAGGGGCAAGGTCTTCAAGGAATTTCCCCTGTAATGAAGACAACTTAAAACCTCTGCTGATGAATCTCAGTGGACAGTCCGAGGAAGAGAAGAGCAGTATCACGGATGCCAAGTTTGCCATTGTGTTCCCCAGGGTTCATCAGTTGGTGAAGTCCAAAAATGCTTCTCTTGAAATTGACTGTAGTGGACCACAGCTGCAGTCATGTGACCAAGCAAGCAGGAAAACAGTAATATCTGTCCAGCCAGATGCTAAATTGCAACATGAATATTCTAAGCCAAATGGCCAAAGGAATAGTCAAGTGCTTCCTTGCAGTTCTCGAGCTGATGTATCTATACCAG TTGAAGGAAGGGTGTTACAAGACTCTGTAACTTCCAGCTTGGGGGAAGATGACAAGGCAGACCTCACCCAGAGGAGCACGCCAGAAGCCATGGAACAAGTGCACTGGACTCAGCATCAGCCTTTTACATGTGACCCTACCGCTTGGCTGAATTCTGAAACGCTGCTCCCACGGTTCACCATTGAGAACTTAAGCAAGTGGACTTTATATAAAGAGCAGGATCTGGCCAAGTCTCCTAGGTCAAAAAAAGCATTGCAGGGAAGGTGGGAGGCAGAAGATGTCACTGAAGATGTCCTTGAGATGGACATGATGCAAAAGCAG ATGTATAAAGATGAGGATTGCTACATGGAATTTGAAAAAGTGGAGGACCTTTCCAGGTTGGA ggaAGTCAGCGAAAGCTCTGTGCTGCTGTGCCTGAAAAAGAGATTCCATCGCaactttatttat ACCTACATTGGGCATATCTTGAtctgtatcaatcctttcaagccACTCAGCCTTTTTTCAGAAGATGTGGTGATCCAGTACCAGAATGGCCTGCTCTCCAGAAATGCACC ACATATATTTGCCATCACAGAAATGGCATATGCCTTCTCTCAGAGCTCAGAGAAAGAGCAGTGCATTGTCCTCAG TGGACACAGTGGCTCGGGAAAGACTGAAACTGCCAAAGCGATCATCCTCTATTTGTCCAGGCTATACCAAAGGCAAGAAAGCCATGGGATAAAGCAA CCATCTGATGTGTTACCCATCTTGGAAAGTTTTGGAAATGCAAAGACCATCTTAAATGACAATTCCAGCCGCTTTGGAAAGTTCTTTCATGTCCACCTAAGACA CGGATTTATGGTGGGTACGTCCATCTCTCAGTACCTTTTGGAGAAGTCCAGAGTTGTTTTTCAG GGCCGAGGTGAAAGGAGCTTTCATGTGTTTTATGAGCTGCTGTGTGGTCTTCCAGTAGGACAAAAAGAGGAACTTTACCTGCAAGAGGCAGAGACTTACTTTTATCTAAACCAG